From the Streptomyces sp. Tu 2975 genome, one window contains:
- a CDS encoding pyrimidine reductase family protein has protein sequence MRRLFPVTDQTTAAGDREWSLDDLADAYAYPERGLAAGGEGDTHGSPGPGAAEARSAGAGVWLRANMVSSLDGAAQHDGRSQPISSDADMRIFGTLRGLADAVVVGAETVRTEGYRPARARDAFAARRAAAGQGPAPAIAVVSASLNLDFSLPLFTEPLVPTLLLTGAAASPERVRAAERAGAEVVVAGDGPGVEPARAVHALAERGLVRLLTEGGPRMLGQFAAAGVLDELCLTVSPTMTVGDAQRIAGGPVLPDPTRFALDSVLEEAGFLFTRYRRL, from the coding sequence ATGCGACGCCTGTTCCCTGTGACCGACCAGACAACCGCAGCCGGCGACCGGGAGTGGTCGCTGGACGACCTCGCCGACGCCTACGCGTACCCCGAGCGGGGCCTCGCCGCGGGCGGCGAGGGGGACACCCACGGCAGCCCCGGACCGGGAGCGGCCGAGGCGCGGAGCGCCGGCGCCGGCGTGTGGCTGCGCGCGAACATGGTCTCCTCCCTCGACGGCGCGGCCCAGCACGACGGCCGCTCGCAGCCGATCTCCTCCGACGCCGACATGCGGATCTTCGGAACCCTGCGGGGTCTGGCCGACGCCGTGGTGGTGGGCGCGGAGACGGTGCGCACGGAGGGCTACCGGCCCGCCCGCGCCCGTGACGCCTTCGCCGCGCGCAGGGCCGCCGCGGGTCAGGGCCCCGCTCCGGCGATCGCCGTGGTCAGCGCCTCGCTGAATCTCGACTTCTCGCTGCCGCTGTTCACCGAGCCGCTGGTGCCGACGCTGCTGCTGACCGGAGCGGCGGCCTCCCCGGAGCGCGTCCGGGCGGCGGAGCGGGCCGGAGCGGAGGTCGTCGTCGCGGGTGACGGGCCGGGCGTGGAACCGGCCAGGGCGGTGCACGCGCTCGCGGAGCGCGGGCTCGTGCGGCTGCTGACGGAGGGCGGCCCGAGGATGCTGGGTCAGTTCGCCGCAGCCGGGGTACTGGATGAGCTGTGCCTGACGGTGTCGCCGACGATGACGGTGGGGGACGCCCAGCGCATCGCCGGGGGACCGGTGCTGCCGGATCCCACGCGGTTCGCACTGGATTCCGTACTGGAGGAGGCGGGCTTCCTGTTCACTCGGTACCGGCGGCTGTGA